The Desulfomicrobium orale DSM 12838 genome includes a window with the following:
- the cydB gene encoding cytochrome d ubiquinol oxidase subunit II, which translates to MLETIWFLLWGVLWAIYFVLDGYDLGIGTLIPFLGKSDRDRRVMLNSMGPFWDGNEVWLITAGGVTFAAFPKAYAVMFSGLYTPLMLLLLALIIRGVSLEFRHQVESRVWRGIWDWGATIGSFLPALLLGVAFANIFMGLPLDENGVFQGDLRTLLNPYGLAGGVLFVLLFVMHGALWLTVKSEGDLQHRAARLARRIWPVLVAVVGLFVVLTLFYNTKLLFNYLCNPLMFILLAVPVVALVLLRRQIGRKDWWYAWGLSAVVIAGLTLFGVVGLYPAILPSSIAPEYSITVTNAASSTLTLSIMLGVALIFVPVVAAYQFWLYRTFSHKVTDKELDQHGAY; encoded by the coding sequence GGCACCCTCATTCCGTTTCTGGGCAAATCCGACCGGGACCGCAGGGTCATGCTCAACTCCATGGGTCCCTTCTGGGACGGCAACGAAGTCTGGCTGATCACCGCCGGCGGCGTGACCTTCGCGGCCTTCCCCAAGGCCTACGCCGTCATGTTCAGCGGCCTGTATACGCCGCTCATGCTGCTCCTTCTGGCCCTCATCATCCGGGGCGTGTCCCTGGAGTTCCGCCATCAGGTGGAAAGCAGAGTCTGGCGCGGGATCTGGGACTGGGGGGCGACCATCGGCAGCTTCCTGCCCGCCCTGCTGCTCGGGGTGGCCTTCGCCAACATCTTCATGGGCCTGCCGCTGGACGAAAACGGCGTGTTTCAGGGCGATCTGCGTACGCTGCTGAACCCGTACGGCCTGGCCGGAGGCGTGCTCTTCGTTCTGCTCTTCGTCATGCACGGCGCCCTGTGGCTGACGGTCAAATCCGAGGGCGACCTGCAGCACCGCGCGGCCCGGCTGGCCCGGCGCATCTGGCCCGTGCTGGTGGCAGTGGTCGGCCTTTTCGTGGTCCTGACCCTCTTCTACAACACCAAGCTGCTGTTCAACTACCTGTGCAACCCGCTGATGTTCATTCTGCTGGCGGTGCCCGTGGTGGCGCTGGTGCTGCTGCGCCGCCAGATCGGCCGGAAAGACTGGTGGTATGCCTGGGGCCTGTCGGCCGTGGTCATCGCCGGGCTGACCCTGTTCGGCGTGGTGGGTCTGTACCCGGCCATCCTGCCGTCCTCCATCGCGCCGGAGTATTCCATTACCGTCACGAACGCGGCTTCCAGCACCCTGACCCTGTCCATCATGCTGGGTGTGGCCCTGATCTTCGTGCCCGTGGTGGCGGCCTACCAGTTCTGGCTGTACCGGACCTTCAGCCACAAGGTTACGGACAAGGAGCTGGATCAGCACGGCGCATACTGA